The genomic region TGTTTCACATTGCGACGATTGCGAGCTCATTTCACTGGATGGAGCGAGACAGGGTACTTTCAAAGCTGTGCCGGATGCTGGAGCCGGACGGGTGCGTTGCGATCATCGATCGCGAGCGGCGCGGTTCGCAGCCCGACGGATGGACCACAGCGATGTGGAACGAAATGAGAGATTTCTGGGGAGGGAGCTTTCCGGCGGGTCCTGGGACCGTCCGGCAAATGACCGTGTCGCACCTTGAGATGCTCCAGGCTTCCGCCTTCAATGAAGTAACAGAACTACGTCACTACTACGAGCACAAATGGAACATCGATGATCTTCTGGGTTACCTTTATTCCACGTCTGCAGGTGCTCCGGGTACTCTGGGTCCTCGTCGTGACGAGTTTGCGAGGCGCATGCGCCGCCTGCTGCTGTCCTGTTCACCCTCCGGCTCCTTTGTAGAACAGGGCTACATCACGACATTGCTCGGATACAGACCCTGATCGTCGCAGGCCCGTACGCCCGCCTGTCGCGCTTATGCCTTCGCGCTTCCCACGCCCTGGAATAGCAGTCGCCTCTTCATGGGCGTCCGCTTCCGCCTGCGCGCAAGAACCCGTTGGGCGGCCGCTTCAAACCGATGTTCTCTCTCAGGGTTTGTCCGCAGTACGCGGATCTGAATCGTCCCCGTCTGCGCAATTCGGGGACCACAAGCCCGATAAAGTCCTTGAGTCCGCCGGGAACGGTCGCCGGCATTACGTTGAAGCCATCGGCTGCACCCTGATCAAGGAACTCTATCATGACATCTGCGATTTCGTCCGGTGTCCCCACGATCATCAGGTGGCCTTTGCTGTCCGATATGAAGTCGATCAGCTGTCGCCAGGTCATGTTCTGCCTTGCCGCCACCTCGAGGAGCAGTTTCTGTCGACTCTGGACGAGATTTGTCTGCGGCAGGGCCGCGGGGACCCTGGCGTCAAGATCGATCGCGCGCAGATCCGCAACGGAGCCCAGCACGCGATCTGCCAATCCAATCCGGGCATCGATGTGCGTATAATCTTGCAGTCTTCGGAGGATCCCGGAGGCCTCCTGCCTCGTTCTCCCGACGATCGGGACAAGGCCCGGCATGATCAGCACCTCGTCCTCTTCCCGCCCGAGGGCGTGCGCTTTCTTTCTGATCGTTGCGTAGAACCTCTTGCCACCCTCCAGAAACGGCTGGGCGGTAAATACGACCTCGGCGAATTCTGCAGCGAACGACATACCGGCGTCCGATGCGCCGGCCTGGACCAGCACGGGATGCCCCTGCGGCGGCCTTGCGACGTTCAATGGACCTCTGACTGACAGAAATTGCCCGCGGTAATTCAACGGGTGCAGCTTGGTCGTATCAACGAAAATGCCCGTCTTCTTGTTGCGAATGAAAGCATCATCTTCCCATGTATCCCAAAGTCCTCTGACGACCTGGACGAACTCTCTCGCGCGCGCATAGCGGGCGTCGTGATCCGGCAGCTCCTCCTGGCCGAAATTGCCGGCCTCGAACTTATGACCCGAGGTAACAACGTTCCATGCCGCGCGGCCGCCTGACATGTGGTCGAGCGAGGCGAGCATGCGTGCGAGATGATAAGGCTGCTGGTAAGTCGTTGTCGCGGTCGCAACAAGGCCGATGCTTGTGGTTCTTGACGAGAGCGACGACAGAAGTGTGATTGGCTCGAAGCCGTCGTTCCGGCCCGCACGAGCTATTGCCGCCGGATCTGGTTCCATTACGCTTGGCGTATCGGCCAGGAAGATGAAGTGAAATGCGGCATCTTCGGCGAGCCGTGCCAGAGATGCATAATGATCGATATTGATTCCGCCATTTGCGGGTACGTCCGGATCCCGCCAGGCGCCTTCGTGATATCCCGCCTGGTTGAGAAACAGCCCCAGCTTCATGTCGCCCCTGTTTGGCATGCCTGTCTCCAGTTCGAAGAAAATCCGCCGGCGCGGTGCCCGTCAGCTGTTCATTCGAGCCAGGGGCTCGCGCCGGCCGGCAGGCTCAGGTCGTCCGGATTCATTTTGGTCGGCGAGAGCCGCTCCCCTGACAAGGCGAGCAGAAATGCTGGAGGGATATGTCCTCGATCAAGTGCATCGAAATGTCGAACCACTGCCGGTCTGATTACTCCAGTTGAAAGACAAACTGTGAAATCGTCACCGCTGAACACTGGTAGGCCCGCAGATCCGTTTCGGCCACACCGCTCACCGGAGCAGGCGAAGACTTGTTCACCTGACAACCTGATCGCGTGTCGCCCAGCGGAAAGCGCAGCTAAAGATTGCACCATTGCAGGCAGTTGACGAAACCGGGTAGCGATTGCGAACGAATGTAGCGTCTGCCGAAGCGACGAGGATTACGCTGCAGTCAACTACCGCGTTGGGCAATTGATGCAGCCGGCGAAGCATGGCATCGGTCGAAAGGAAGCCAGGACACGACCTCCGCACCGCCTTGACCACCGTCGGTTCACACACGCGATCCGCCGGATGTAACCTGCAGAAGTTAGCTGGCGCCCGGAGCCACTTCAGCGCGCAGCGTCAAGGTCGCAGGGGGCTCCCGGAAGAAGCGATCCTGCGCGTGCCAGTCCGGTCGGGGCTCCGGACCAACAGGAGCCTTCTTCCCGGAAAGCCGCGCTTCCGGCGACTGATAGCGATAATGGCAAATTGCAACACTTAACATTTCGGTCCACGGCCGGCGGGTTGCTGCCCGATTGCCCAGAGGGCAGCGGAGTATACGGGGACCTGAGCAGATGTCCGGAGGCAGTCATGTTTGCAGCGAGTGAGATATTCAGTGGTGCTGCGCCCTACTACGCGCGGCACGCCGTACCTTATCCGGAGGATGTCTTCAGATCGTTGATCCGGCTTTGCCGCCTCACCACGAGTACTCGTGTACTCGATCTTGGTGCCGGCACGGGACAGATCGGCCTTCCCCTGGCGCAATCCGTAGGGAACGTGTTTTCCGTCGATCCAAGCAGCGAAATGGTCGAGGAAGGGAGGCGAATGGCAAGCACCCGTGGAGTCAACAATCTGGACTTCCTCGTGTCGACGTCCGAGAACCTGCAATTGCCCGCCTCATCATTTGACCTCGCAACCATTGCCCTCTCCTTCCACTGGATGGATCGGGCCGCGACACTGGCAAAGCTGTCACAAATCGTGAAACCTGATGGATGCGTCGCGATCATCGATCGCGTGCGGGAGCATTCCGAACCTGGAGAATGGTACAATGCAATGGTGAACGACATTACCGACTTCTGGGGCGGCAGCCTGCCCGCCGGTCCCGGAGGCGTACGGCCAAGGCTGACAGGATCGCATCGGGAAGTCCTTGGCGCTTCCGATTTCAACGAAATCACGGAACTTCGTCACGACTACCAGTATCACTGGATCATTGATGACCTTCTTGGCTGGCTGTCCTCGACCGCAATGGGTGCACCAGGCACTTTGGGCCCCCGTCGCGAAGGGTTTTTGACGCGCGTCCGTCAGCTTTTGCTGTCGCACTCGCCGTCGGGCTCTTTTATGGACCGCGGTCACATCACGACCTTGATCGGATACCGATCCCGAAGCAAAAGCCTTTGAGCGAGCGCTGGCTGATTTCCGGTGTACGTCCTGCAGACGTGCCGACGGAGCTCCGTCGGCAACTTTCCATACAGGTTCGAAAACCGCGATTGTTGCGCTGGCCAGATAGCATCAGGGCGATCGATCGAGATCACAAACATTGATGACGCGTTCTGATTGAGCCCGCCGGGCGAGGAATACGCGATCGCCCTACCCGGAATGGCGCGTTTCGCTCGCCCGAGCTCTGGTCCAGAGCAGGCCCTCGCTCCATATGTGTCCGACACGTCCCCACCGGCAGGCAGCTGCAACGTCGGGAAAGAAGCCGCATCCATGGTGATTGGCGCTCGTATTGCAGAGCAGCGGAAGTCCCGTAAGCCTTTCATACTCGACGAGAAGCCGGGCGATCGCGTGCCGGGAGTCACGGGGCACTGTCTGCAATCGCGCGGACCCGTCGAGGTGCACCACGGCAGGAATCCTGTTTCGCAGTTCAGCCAGCGTCTGGTGCTCGAAAAGCATGTAGCGGTCCGGCGTTCCGGGGCTGAAAAATTCCGGTGCCCGATCCTCGAGGCAAATCGGCGCCACGGGTCGGAAATGCTCCCGGCATTTGATCCCGTTGAGATGGTTCTTCATCCCTGCTGAGGTCGCGGCAGCAAGAATGCTCCTGCCCCCCAGAGCTCTCGGTCCGAGCTCGGCTCGACCGTCAAGGAAGACCACAGGGTGGTTGTCGGCCAGGATAGTGGCAAGTTCCTGCATGCTGCAGGGCGACGCCTCCCATTCGCTTGGTACATCGGCGCGCTGCAGGGCCGGACCGCTATAGACGGACCACTCGAGCGGCACGAAACCCCTGTCTGTTGCCAGGGCGGAGCAGGCAGCACCGATTGCCGAGCCGCTGTCGTTGGGAAACGGCGGCACCCAGACAGCATCGAACAGGCCTGACGCACGCAGCGTCGTATTCCATTTGATGTTGAGACCGCAACCGCCGGCAATACAAAGATTTCGGATCCCTGGCAGGTGCGAATGGCGCTGCAAGGCAGCCGTCATTTCCCGGACGAGCATACGCTCGAGAAAACAATGAAAAGACGCAAGCACATTTTCAGGCGCGTGATTCCCCAGTCTTGCGATGCTGACCTCGAGGAGGTCGTGCCACGCTGCAAGCGCGTAATCTATGCTTGCGACCTCTCCGCGGTAATTGCGACCGAGCCTGTCGTCCGCCGCAACACGCTCCTCGTAAAGCTCCTGAAATACCGCCACGACCGCTTCATCAAAAGACCCGAGCGCGATATAGGCCATCACCTTGCCGGCAATGCTGCGGTCTCCGCCTCCGGCGCGGTTCGATCTTTTGTAGGGCCCGAACTTGTGGCCAGCCAGTACATAGGCATGCCCGATCACCGGAAACAGCGATTCAACAAAACGGGCCTCGTGGCGCTCTACATGATAAAGACGCGGAGGTATACCGCCGTCCCACACAAGACAGACAGCGGGTTTTCCTGTCTGCGCAAACGGGCTGGTGCAGTAGGCCGACGCAAGATGCCCTGTCACATGCGGGTAGCTCCTGTAAGACAGGACTTCGCGACCGAGCATGAGGCCCGAACTTTCGCACGCAGCCAGCAGACCGCTGGCGTACGGCTCAAGATAGGGCGCCGCCTTGAGAGTGACAGGCTTGTTACTGCTGACGACATCGAACCGCGTCCGTGGGTCACCGGGCCAACCGTCGATGACGTACTCATCGATGTCCTTCGGACCCAGACCCTGCGCGGCCAGGGCGACGACAATGTCATCCAGATTGCCAATGTGCAGGTAGCGCGGATTGTTACCGCGCTTTTCCTGCTCAATACAGAAGACAAGACGCCCGTCCTCGACGAGGGCGATTGCTCCATCATGTGTCAATTTGATACCGCAGATGCGCATCGTGCCTCCGTCTTGTTGTTGCGCCCCGCCCCGGGTTCAACGATCGAAGCCGTCGCGACTGCTACTGATCACTGGACTGCCCCCCAATCGACATACGCGTTACGCCGGCCGCTACTGACGCTCGTTGCGTTTGCGTTGTCGCATTCCGGATCTGGAGCGATGCAGTATGCAGGCCAGGTGCGGGCTGTCAGAATCGCTTGACGCAGGAGGCCGATGCCGCTGCTGCAAAACCGCGTGGCGGATTGCGCACATCGGGAAGGTCGATTACGAACAGCGGTGGGCGAGGTCGGCCAAAGCCCGTTTTCGAACTGCTATTCCGTTCAGGCATCACAAATCAGTACTGGCGGCCGAAGTGGTCTTCGCCGATTGCGCGCGTTCACGAACAACGTGGATCATGCTGGCCCGGCGAGCGGCCGCCCACCTGGCGGCAGAATTTAGGCGGCATTGGAGCCTGCGCCCCCATCGCAGCAGCCTATGCTGACTGACAAAGAGCAATCCGAGCGGTTCACGGGGACCGCGCGGGAACTCGGGACAGACGAAAGTGGGGAGAGCTTCGAGAAGGCTATGGATGCGATTCCAGGCGACAATGGTAAAAATAACTCAAAGCAAATCTCGTAAGCCATTGAAATACAAAGATTAATTTTTGTTCATCTTTTGTTGTACACCTTGGGATCATATTGACCCACCATATGTTGGTTAAGTACGGTCATTTGATCTAACTGGCGAGGGTGCATCCATGACGTCCAAGAAGCAAAGCGTCGAGTCTATGGACGCTCTCGGGCGTAGCATCGAAAAGAATCTTTCCCGAGAATTTGACCAGTTCTATATCGAGCAAGGTCTTGCTTCGGAACATAGCATCGCGGTCAAGAACGATTTCTTTCGCTCTCTCAATCTAAGCCGATTCAGCATTAGCGCAATTGGCGGCCGTCACACGACTGAGTGTGAGTAAGCATTCAGATCACCTTACAGAAGAAGAAGTAGCGAAGGTTCTAGACCTCGTTAATGAGGCTGACGCTGTCATAGTCGGCGGCCAATGTATGGCCATCTGGGCAAGATTTTACGCCGCCTACAACCCAGACATTTCGAAAATCTATACGATGTCCAGTGAGGACGTCGATTTTTATGCCACTAGAAAGGCCGCAGAGGAGTTCGCCGAAAAGCTCGGCGACGCAAAGCTGTACCTTCCGGGCCCCGATGACTACGGACCGAACTCTGCGAAGGTAGTCGGTCGAGTCGGTGATCGCGAAATCAATGTAGACTTCCTGCATTCGATCAAGGGCGTCGATCATGCCTCGTTGAAGAAAAATGTCCTTACGTTGACAGGCACTACGTCCGATGGTGACAAGTCTCTGAAAATCAAATTGATGCACCCAATTGACTGCTTTCGCAGCCGCCTCTCGAACATAAACGACCTTCATCGCAAGGATGTGCACTCCATCAGTACCGCGAAGGCGTCAGTTCTCGTTCTCGACGCGCTCATGAATGACTTCTTGAGTCGTGGCTGGACAAAGGAGGCGCAGGACACGCTAAAGACGCTGCGATATGTGACGCTGGCCAAATGCTACGGAACGGCCGCTCATTTGCAGTTCGGCATAGATCCAAGGTGGATACTTGAAAAGTATCTTACCGACGATCGGCTAGATGAAAGGTGGAGAACGTTTCAATTGAAGACTTCTCTGACGCGGCTTGATGAAAAGCTGGTGCAAATTGCTGCTAGTACAAAACCAAAATGACAGTTCCAATTTCATCGAACCAGAGACTGACCTGCGCCTGAACTTTCATCCAGCGGCAGTTAGAGCCTCGGGGTTTTGTACGCCTTGCGGCGCGGTCGAAGCAACGGGCGATCGGCGAAGCTGGTCGGGGTTGCGCAGCCGAGCGTCCGTTGCGGTGAGGTTGGCGGCGTAGGCCGCCGGGGTGAGATACTGCAGCGACGAATGCGGGCGCTCGCCGTTATGGTCGGTGACCCATGCCGCGATTTTGGTCCTGGCGTCGTCGAGATCGAAGAACAGCGTCTCGTTCAAGAACTCGTCGCGCATCCGAGCGTTGAAGCTCTCGACGAAGCCGTTCTGCATCTCTGCATCGGCTTGCCCGGTGTGATGAAGTGCCAGCCGATGCCGGTCTCCTCGCACCAGGCCAGCATGGCGTTGCAGGTGAACTCGGTGCCGTTGTCGGAGACGATCAGTCCGGGTTTGCCGCGCCGTGCGATAACCGTCGTCAGTTCCCGTGCCACACGCCGGCCCGAGATCGATGTGTCCGGAATGGCGCCCAGGCATTCCTTGGTGACGTCGTCGACGATATTGAGGATGCGAAAGCGCCGTCCGTTGTCCGTTTGCGAACTGGTCGTGGACGAAGTCCAGCGACCAGCGCGCATTCGGCCTGGCTTCCACCAGGATCGGCGACCGG from Bradyrhizobium elkanii USDA 76 harbors:
- a CDS encoding class I SAM-dependent methyltransferase, with amino-acid sequence MFAASEIFSGAAPYYARHAVPYPEDVFRSLIRLCRLTTSTRVLDLGAGTGQIGLPLAQSVGNVFSVDPSSEMVEEGRRMASTRGVNNLDFLVSTSENLQLPASSFDLATIALSFHWMDRAATLAKLSQIVKPDGCVAIIDRVREHSEPGEWYNAMVNDITDFWGGSLPAGPGGVRPRLTGSHREVLGASDFNEITELRHDYQYHWIIDDLLGWLSSTAMGAPGTLGPRREGFLTRVRQLLLSHSPSGSFMDRGHITTLIGYRSRSKSL
- a CDS encoding LLM class flavin-dependent oxidoreductase yields the protein MPNRGDMKLGLFLNQAGYHEGAWRDPDVPANGGINIDHYASLARLAEDAAFHFIFLADTPSVMEPDPAAIARAGRNDGFEPITLLSSLSSRTTSIGLVATATTTYQQPYHLARMLASLDHMSGGRAAWNVVTSGHKFEAGNFGQEELPDHDARYARAREFVQVVRGLWDTWEDDAFIRNKKTGIFVDTTKLHPLNYRGQFLSVRGPLNVARPPQGHPVLVQAGASDAGMSFAAEFAEVVFTAQPFLEGGKRFYATIRKKAHALGREEDEVLIMPGLVPIVGRTRQEASGILRRLQDYTHIDARIGLADRVLGSVADLRAIDLDARVPAALPQTNLVQSRQKLLLEVAARQNMTWRQLIDFISDSKGHLMIVGTPDEIADVMIEFLDQGAADGFNVMPATVPGGLKDFIGLVVPELRRRGRFRSAYCGQTLRENIGLKRPPNGFLRAGGSGRP
- the nodU gene encoding nodulation protein NodU, translating into MRICGIKLTHDGAIALVEDGRLVFCIEQEKRGNNPRYLHIGNLDDIVVALAAQGLGPKDIDEYVIDGWPGDPRTRFDVVSSNKPVTLKAAPYLEPYASGLLAACESSGLMLGREVLSYRSYPHVTGHLASAYCTSPFAQTGKPAVCLVWDGGIPPRLYHVERHEARFVESLFPVIGHAYVLAGHKFGPYKRSNRAGGGDRSIAGKVMAYIALGSFDEAVVAVFQELYEERVAADDRLGRNYRGEVASIDYALAAWHDLLEVSIARLGNHAPENVLASFHCFLERMLVREMTAALQRHSHLPGIRNLCIAGGCGLNIKWNTTLRASGLFDAVWVPPFPNDSGSAIGAACSALATDRGFVPLEWSVYSGPALQRADVPSEWEASPCSMQELATILADNHPVVFLDGRAELGPRALGGRSILAAATSAGMKNHLNGIKCREHFRPVAPICLEDRAPEFFSPGTPDRYMLFEHQTLAELRNRIPAVVHLDGSARLQTVPRDSRHAIARLLVEYERLTGLPLLCNTSANHHGCGFFPDVAAACRWGRVGHIWSEGLLWTRARASETRHSG
- a CDS encoding class I SAM-dependent methyltransferase encodes the protein MTEASELFRGAARYYTRHRLGYPEDLFRSLLRVCRLADRSRAIDLGAGTGQISIPLAHSIADVLSVDPNDEMIEEGRRRAREKGLANIRFVVSRSEDLPEPAPLFHIATIASSFHWMERDRVLSKLCRMLEPDGCVAIIDRERRGSQPDGWTTAMWNEMRDFWGGSFPAGPGTVRQMTVSHLEMLQASAFNEVTELRHYYEHKWNIDDLLGYLYSTSAGAPGTLGPRRDEFARRMRRLLLSCSPSGSFVEQGYITTLLGYRP